In Gossypium arboreum isolate Shixiya-1 chromosome 5, ASM2569848v2, whole genome shotgun sequence, a single genomic region encodes these proteins:
- the LOC108453536 gene encoding uncharacterized protein LOC108453536, which yields MYRTVATATTMGGVPTDNVDFVVTLDQVPRWSDAESRSSLEYENGDPSFSNSFFPDPLKSPEEESSRNGMVSRFPIDHEINSKIYLWRGQPWNLEVDAVVNSTNENLEEAHSSPGLHAAAGPGLAEECATLGGCRTGMAKVTNAYDLPARRVIHTVGPKYAVKYHTAAENALSHCYRSCLELLIENGLRSIAMGCIYTEAKNYPREPAAHVAIRTVRRLLEKQKDEITAVVFCTGTSSDTEIYKRLLPLYFPRDKHEEDVAISKLPADVGDENGETIIDERKIRIKPLPKKANPKPSEAPDELPVSDVGLVRRNSSYLDTYLDPAFMSLIKDPDQRRQEQWEKTSQAQGGWNCAKLLGFGDLGGPPLSAAEEYSLHSRYISKANSLNLSEIAEMKIVYRGGVDSEGRPVMVVVGAHFLLRCLELERFVLYVVKEFEPLIQKPYTIVYLHSAASLQIQPDLGWMRRLQQILGRKHQRNLHAIYVLHPTFHLKATIFALQMFVDNVVWKKVIYVDRLLQLFRYVPREQLTIPDFVFQHDLEVNGGKGLIVDPRTKFVYHRP from the exons ATGTATCGGACAGTGGCTACAGCCACAACCATGGGGGGAGTCCCAACTGACAATGTGGACTTTGTTGTGACCTTGGATCAAGTCCCGCGGTGGAGTGATGCAGAGAGTAGGTCTTCTTTGGAGTATGAGAATGGAGATCCTTCATTTTCAAATTCATTTTTCCCCGACCCTTTAAAGTCTCCTGAAGAGGAGAGTAGTAGAAATGGGATGGTATCGAGGTTTCCCATTGATCATGAAATAAACTCAAAGATATACTTGTGGAGGGGTCAACCGTGGAACCTTGAGGTTGATGCTGTTGTTAATTCTACAAATGAG AACTTGGAAGAAGCACACAGTAGTCCAGGTTTGCATGCAGCAGCTGGACCTGGTCTTGCAGAAGAATGTGCAACACTG GGTGGATGCAGAACTGGAATGGCCAAAGTTACTAATGCATATGATCTTCCTGCTAG GAGAGTTATCCATACAGTTGGTCCCAAGTATGCAGTGAAGTATCATACTGCTGCCGAGAATGCTCTGAGTCACTGCTACCGCTCTTGCCTTGAACTTCTCATTGAAAATGGTCTTCGGAG TATTGCTATGGGATGCATATATACAGAAGCTAAAAACTATCCCCGTGAACCAGCTGCTCATGTTGCTATAA GGACTGTTCGGCGACTACTGGAAAAGCAGAAAGATGAAATCACTGCTGTTGTTTTTTGTACTGGCACGTCATCTGATACTGAAATCTATAAGAG ATTGCTTCCACTATACTTTCCTCGAGATAAGCATGAGGAGGATGTGGCTATATCTAAGCTCCCTGCTGATGTCGGGGATGAGAATGGTGAGACTATCATTGATGAGCGTAAAATCAGAATAAAGCCATTGCCCAAAAAGGCCAACCCAAAGCCTTCCGAAGCTCCAGATGAACTGCCTGTTAGTGATGTAGGTTTGGTACGAAG GAATTCAAGTTACCTGGATACATATTTGGATCCTGCTTTCATGTCCTTGATCAAAGATCCAGATCAGAGACGGCAGGAACAGTGGGAAAAAACTTCTCAAGCACAAGGTGGTTGGAATTGTGCTAAGTTGCTTGGATTTGGTGATCTTGGTGGGCCCCCATTATCTGCTGCTGAAGAATACTCACTTCACTCTAGATACATTTCCAAGGCAAATTCTCTTAATCTTTCTGAAATTGCAGAGATGAAAATTGT TTACCGTGGAGGGGTGGACAGTGAAGGTCGCCCTGTTATGGTTGTTGTTGGAGCACATTTCCTGCTGCGGTGTCTTGAGCTTGAACGCTTTGTTCTCTATGTTGTAAAG GAATTTGAACCCTTGATACAGAAGCCTTATACTATTGTATACTTACACTCTGCAGCTTCTTTACAAAT CCAACCTGACTTAGGATGGATGAGAAGATTACAACAAATACTCGGTCGGAAACACCAACGTAATCTGCAT GCAATATATGTTCTTCATCCTACCTTTCACTTGAAAGCCACAATTTTTGCTCTGCAAATGTTTGTGGACAATGTG GTGTGGAAGAAAGTGATATATGTTGACAGGCTTCTGCAGCTATTCAGATACGTTCCTCGTGAGCAATTGACCATCCCTGATTTTGTGTTTCA GCACGATTTAGAAGTGAATGGTGGAAAGGGTCTTATAGTGGATCCCCGGACGAAGTTCGTATATCATCGACCATAG
- the LOC108450172 gene encoding uncharacterized protein LOC108450172 isoform X2, which produces MEINPPTKSVEIKEKDLFKAAEKGDSSIFKSLSQDHLTKSVKLRNEDARSLLHVAVSSAHPEVVKLLSAAADESVVNGIDEEGWAPIHSAASIGNLEIMEILLNKGANVNVKNDGGRTALHYAASKGWLKIAELLISHGAKINSKDKVGCTPLHRAASTGKSALCELLIEEGAEVDATDRAGQTPLMSAVICQNKEPSS; this is translated from the exons ATGGAAATTAATCCTCCAACTAAATCAGTTGAAATTAAAGAGAAAGACCTCTTCAAAGCTGCGGAGAAGGGCGATTCTTCCATATTCAAATCCCTCTCCCAAGACCACCTTACCAAGTCTGTTAAACTCCGGAATGAAGACGCCCGATCTCTTCTCCACGTCGCCGTCTCCTCCGCCCACCCTGAG GTGGTCAAACTACTCTCTGCCGCCGCTGATGAATCAGTTGTGAATGGTATCGATGAAGAAGGTTGGGCTCCCATTCACTCAGCCGCCAGCATTGGTAATTTGGAAATTATGGAAATCCTGTTGAATAAAG GAGCAAATGTTAATGTGAAAAATGATGGTGGCCGCACCGCCCTTCATTATGCTGCTAGCAAGGGATGGTTGAAGATTGCTGAACTTCTGATCTCTCATGGTGCAAAGATTAATTCAAAGGACAAG GTAGGATGCACCCCATTGCATAGGGCAGCTAGTACTGGGAAGTCAGCATTATGTGAACTCTTGATTGAGGAAGGGGCAGAAGTTGATGCTACTGATAGAGCTGGACAAACTCCTCTGATGAGTGCGGTTATTTGCCAAAACAAGGAG CCCTCCTCTTAA
- the LOC108453537 gene encoding uncharacterized protein LOC108453537, with protein sequence MICSTASSLPIYFDERISITSTKILKTSSSSSSSSSCYLPLNCSVLRKSFVPLAASVSILLSPIPAKAGLLSGFPGIESIPGPQLPEIEFLNRFNEENQKKYAEADARFKSSPLLKQLLERSKQNKEKNKQEIQDKYCMRGAEWGVGDCSVEAMSPEDKENFIAMLKEKAGIK encoded by the exons ATGATTTGCTCAACAGCTTCCTCTCTCCCCATTTATTTTGATGAAAGAATCTCTATTACATCCACTAAAATCTTGaaaacttcttcttcttcttcttcttcttcttcttgttatTTACCGTTGAATTGCAGTGTGTTACGCAAGTCTTTTGTACCTTTGGCTGCTTCAGTTAGTATTCTTCTGTCTCCAATTCCAG ccAAAGCTGGATTGTTATCAGGATTCCCCGGAATCGAATCAATCCCTGGTCCTCAATTACCTGAAATTGAGTTCCTAAATCGCTTCAATG AAGAAAACCAGAAGAAGTACGCTGAAGCTGATGCAAGATTCAAGTCATCTCCCTTGCTGAAGCAGCTGTTAGAGCGGTCAAAGCAGAACAAAGAAAA GAACAAGCAAGAAATTCAAGACAAGTACTGCATGCGTGGGGCGGAGTGGGGAGTAGGGGATTGTTCAGTGGAGGCAATGTCGCCAGAAGACAAAGAAAACTTCATTGCAATGTTGAAGGAAAAGGCTGGAATCAAATGA
- the LOC108453453 gene encoding uncharacterized protein LOC108453453 — MDPTRPTITIVASLASSSTSSLLVPLVSSPITVDEDSLLVVPYVPPSMLLLKKQELKKAFLPEIMGQEMHTVGLSSGVQKPSVKRIISSLQFLLDEANIIRLDLSQNIDGVKVFQVYGFWIGVVGNFDLMDDHSFSNEISGSFNYVWCLSKLLGFDHSIIVEVFLFSIFFVKPPLASHSTGFCHFDVIGMGTKVQSKSYLPGYCSMRDLNEDSNSCSWPLYYGDKTLTNGRYYSSFFPRTIADAYPGHDKDVLKRTMLEHEATFKIQVSELHRLYRIQRELMDEIKKKQLQKNQIPIGPSLSSSPLASQITTENAHKWHIPFPEANSICARPLISGVEHSHSPLSFMKASSIQAGSFLSQSGGNSKDVEVLECRPTKMRRKMFDLQLPADEYIDPEEAVQFKDDLESGMSRFLPSGNGNTRPENAEKLFRGDVWKTGCSGDASRCLKGKNSLADLNEPIQIEETNNSAYSDCHDAYHGGRELSVKPKQELGLSKEISVNSHLRSDNSSTNNIHAESNGNARGFFSHVLEAGNGKSNLVTTSQGFQPEKFPVSSQQVCVLFDKARDPPAFSLTDQSKADLSRERMLHGLEVPGRNCEISNNSYPDLITTSNIPSLNPFASSNAVKQWSHSVSSWEKPSSDLSQKSMSVQSHPFFNSSGSKSSVIAPQSNGIFGEKWQTSCNSRLNPGFGGELPKRNGFYHGSSSGSKEPAIRFSYDYPDCSNDSKGVFEHFTIHGSAKLYNCSSSIDMKSTSDVNLNVRRLNSSSNEPFLQHGYQIDGGRKHEDHPPGLPWLRAKPACKNDAPNAGMDLNVGELSFTQSSPKQSTIKNETGNGFNQILIQDMKSVPFSNNIGASRSEINECLHNKKILGIPIFERCYISKNESSFTSPHVSVSQPAEGEAENKGRNRLLDINLPCDATIPDVGQDTVAENSVIEKDVNTKLSSFRPEIDLNSCVDENDVSFIPSVPSTSMKMTGGIDLEALLAPEPEDAIYAEELLGKACALLPQSVQNKDDCLQDEVFKSAAEAIVAISSSGLYSHLDDVNCNLSETAEIDRLNWFVETISSFGEDLESKVEAFSRVKVGDRDESSLEEIDYFELMVLKLAETKEEGYMPEPLVPENPKVEETGTISLLTTRTRKGQGRRGRQRRDFRRDILPGLASLSRHEVTEDLQTFGGLMRATGHSWQSGLTRRNATRSGCGRGRRSLVTNSSPPASVAATTCTPLMQHFSNMEVGLEDRSLTGWGKTTRRPRRQRCPAGNPPSIVLH, encoded by the exons TTTATGGTTTCTGGATTGGGGTTGTTGGTAATTTTGATTTGATGGATGATCATAGCTTTTCTAATGAAAT AAGTGGTTCCTTCAATTATGTTTGGTGCCTTAGCAAGTTGTTAGGTTTTGATCATTCAATCATCGTTGAAGTTTTCTTATTTTCTATATTCTTTGTGAAACCACCGTTGGCGAGTCATTCAACTGGGTTTTGTCACTTTGATGTTATAG GAATGGGAACAAAAGTGCAGTCTAAAAGCTATCTTCCAGGATATTGCTCAATGAGGGATCTCAATGAGGACTCTAACAGTTGTAGCTGGCCACTTTATTATGGGGATAAAACCTTGACCAATGGTCGGTATTACAGTAGTTTTTTCCCGAGGACCATTGCCGATGCATATCCTGGGCATGATAAGGATGTTTTGAAGCGAACTATGCTTGAGCATGAGGCGACATTCAAGATTCAG GTGTCTGAGCTTCATCGCTTGTACAGGATTCAAAGGGAGTTGATGGATGAAATAAAGAAGAAACAATTACAAAAAAATCAGATTCCTATTGGGCCATCATTGTCATCAAGCCCATTAGCTTCGCAAATTACAACTGAAAATGCTCATAAATGGCATATCCCCTTCCCTGAGGCAAACTCCATTTGTGCTAGACCATTGATATCTGGTGTTGAGCATAGTCATTCTCCTCTGAGTTTCATGAAGGCAAGCAGTATCCAAGCTGGTTCCTTTCTGTCACAAAGTGGAGGTAACTCAAAGGATGTTGAGGTGCTAGAGTGCAGACCCACAAAAATGAGAAGGAAAATGTTTGATCTTCAACTTCCGGCGGATGAGTACATTGATCCTGAAGAAGCAGTGCAGTTCAAGGATGACTTAGAATCTGGCATGTCAAGATTTCTTCCAAGTGGTAATGGGAATACCAGGCCTGAGAACGCTGAGAAGCTATTCCGTGGTGATGTTTGGAAGACTGGTTGCTCAGGCGATGCTTCAAGATGTTTGAAGGGTAAAAATAGTTTGGCCGACTTGAATGAGCCTATTCAGATCGAAGAAACCAATAATTCTGCATATTCTGATTGCCATGACGCCTATCATGGTGGCCGTGAACTGTCTGTGAAACCTAAGCAAGAGCTTGGTTTGTCAAAAGAAATTTCTGTCAATTCTCATCTTCGAAGTGATAATAGTTCCACAAATAATATACATGCTGAaagcaatggaaatgctagaggATTCTTTTCCCATGTGCTTGAAGCAG GGAATGGTAAAAGCAACTTAGTAACTACTTCTCAAGGTTTTCAGCCTGAGAAGTTCCCTGTATCATCTCAGCAGGTATGCGTTCTTTTTGACAAAGCTCGTGATCCTCCAGCTTTTTCTCTGACTGATCAAAGCAAGGCAGATCTCTCTAGAGAGAGAATGCTTCACGGTTTAGAAGTTCCAGGAAGGAATTGTGAAATCTCTAATAACAGTTATCCAGATTTAATAACGACTTCCAATATACCTAGTTTGAATCCATTTGCTTCTTCCAATGCGGTAAAGCAGTGGTCTCATTCAGTTTCCTCTTGGGAAAAGCCTTCTAGTGACCTAAGCCAAAAGTCAATGTCAGTTCAGAGTCACCCATTTTTTAATTCATCTGGTAGTAAGAGTTCCGTGATAGCACCCCAAAGCAATGGGATTTTTGGTGAGAAGTGGCAGACGAGTTGCAATTCTAGACTTAACCCAGGTTTTGGAGGTGAATTGCCCAAACGGAATGGATTTTATCATGGATCATCATCAGGGTCCAAGGAACCTGCAATTCGATTCAGTTATGATTACCCAGACTGTAGTAATGATAGTAAGGGGGTCTTTGAGCACTTCACCATTCATGGTTCAGCTAAGCTCTACAATTGCTCAAGTAGCATAGATATGAAATCTacaagtgatgtgaatttgaatgtGAGGCGTTTAAATAGTTCTTCTAATGAACCCTTTTTGCAACATGGTTATCAAATAGATGGAGGAAGAAAGCACGAGGACCATCCTCCAGGTCTGCCATGGCTGCGAGCCAAGCCTGCTTGTAAGAATGATGCCCCTAATGCAGGAATGGATTTGAACGTTGGAGAGTTGAGCTTCACTCAATCTTCTCCAAAGCAGTCAACCATTAAAAATGAGACCGGAAATGGTTTCAACCAAATTTTGATACAGGATATGAAGTCAGTTCCATTCTCCAATAATATCGGTGCCAGCagaagtgaaataaatgaatgCCTGCACAATAAAAAGATTCTAGGGATTCCCATTTTTGAGAGATGTTATATTTCTAAGAATGAGTCTTCTTTTACCTCCCCGCACGTATCTGTTTCTCAGCCAGCTGAAGGTGAAGCAGAAAATAAGGGGAGAAATAGGTTACTTGATATTAACTTACCTTGTGATGCCACGATTCCAGATGTGGGCCAAGACACTGTTGCAGAGAATTCTGTCATAGAGAAGGACGTGAATACGAAGCTTTCAAGTTTCAGACCTGAAATTGACTTGAACTCCTGTGTTGATGAGAATGATGTTTCTTTTATACCCTCTGTTCCTAGCACCAGCATGAAGATGACTGGAGGGATAGATTTAGAAGCTCTGCTGGCTCCCGAGCCTGAGGATGCCATTTATGCAGAAGAATTATTGGGAAAGGCATGTGCGCTACTTCCGCAATCGGTGCAAAACAAAGATGATTGCTTGCAGGATGAAGTTTTTAAGAGTGCAGCTGAGGCAATAGTTGCCATCTCATCATCAGGTCTTTACAGCCATTTGGATGATGTCAATTGCAATCTATCTGAAACTGCTGAGATAGACCGCCTTAATTGGTTCGTCGAGACAATTTCCTCTTTTGGCGAGGATCTTGAGAGCAAGGTCGAGGCTTTTTCAAGAGTTAAAGTTGGGGATCGAGATGAATCTTCATTGGAAGAGATTGATTATTTTGAATTGATGGTTTTGAAATTAGCAGAGACCAAGGAAGAGGGTTATATGCCTGAACCTCTGGTTCCTGAAAACCCTAAAGTGGAAGAAACTGGGACTATTTCTTTGTTAACAACTCGAACGCGAAAGGGCCAGGGAAGGCGAGGAAGGCAGCGGAGGGACTTCCGAAGGGACATCCTTCCAGGCCTTGCTTCCCTATCAAGGCACGAGGTAACTGAAGATCTTCAGACATTCGGAGGGCTTATGAGAGCAACGGGACATTCATGGCAATCGGGATTGACAAGAAGAAATGCCACCAGAAGTGGGTGTGGCAGGGGGAGGCGATCGTTGGTAACAAACTCCTCTCCTCCGGCTTCGGTAGCTGCGACAACATGCACACCGTTGATGCAGCATTTTAGTAATATGGAAGTGGGGTTGGAGGATAGAAGCCTTACAGGATGGGGGAAGACAACTAGGCGGCCTCGCAGGCAAAGATGCCCCGCAGGTAATCCTCCATCTATTGTCTTGCATTAA
- the LOC108450172 gene encoding uncharacterized protein LOC108450172 isoform X1: protein MEINPPTKSVEIKEKDLFKAAEKGDSSIFKSLSQDHLTKSVKLRNEDARSLLHVAVSSAHPEVVKLLSAAADESVVNGIDEEGWAPIHSAASIGNLEIMEILLNKGANVNVKNDGGRTALHYAASKGWLKIAELLISHGAKINSKDKVGCTPLHRAASTGKSALCELLIEEGAEVDATDRAGQTPLMSAVICQNKEVALLLIRHGADVDIEDKEGYTVLGLASTDFRSILIDAAKAMLEG from the exons ATGGAAATTAATCCTCCAACTAAATCAGTTGAAATTAAAGAGAAAGACCTCTTCAAAGCTGCGGAGAAGGGCGATTCTTCCATATTCAAATCCCTCTCCCAAGACCACCTTACCAAGTCTGTTAAACTCCGGAATGAAGACGCCCGATCTCTTCTCCACGTCGCCGTCTCCTCCGCCCACCCTGAG GTGGTCAAACTACTCTCTGCCGCCGCTGATGAATCAGTTGTGAATGGTATCGATGAAGAAGGTTGGGCTCCCATTCACTCAGCCGCCAGCATTGGTAATTTGGAAATTATGGAAATCCTGTTGAATAAAG GAGCAAATGTTAATGTGAAAAATGATGGTGGCCGCACCGCCCTTCATTATGCTGCTAGCAAGGGATGGTTGAAGATTGCTGAACTTCTGATCTCTCATGGTGCAAAGATTAATTCAAAGGACAAG GTAGGATGCACCCCATTGCATAGGGCAGCTAGTACTGGGAAGTCAGCATTATGTGAACTCTTGATTGAGGAAGGGGCAGAAGTTGATGCTACTGATAGAGCTGGACAAACTCCTCTGATGAGTGCGGTTATTTGCCAAAACAAGGAG GTAGCCCTCCTCTTAATAAGACATGGAGCGGATGTGGACATAGAAGACAAAGAAGGATATACTGTTCTTGGCCTAGCTTCAACCGATTTTAGATCGATACTGATCGATGCTGCCAAGGCTATGCTTGAAGGATGA